DNA from Corynebacterium stationis:
TTGGAGGCTCAGTGGCAGTCCGGATCGTCTCGACCACGCTTGGCACTGGGTCTGTCTGCTGGATTTGAGTACGCCTACGACCCAACTGCAGAGCAAGGCCAGCGCGTTATCTCCGCGACCTTGGATGGCGAAGAAATTGACCCATCAGCGGAATACACTGTTGCAACTTCCACGTTCCTCTTCGATGGTGGCGACAACTTCGCATCTCTGGCCAATGTCCAAAACCTCACTGACGTGGGCTACATGGACTACTCAGTTCTCAATGACTACATCAAAGATGGCGCAGAGGTACAGGAAGGCCAGTCTGATATCGGTATCAGCACCGAAGGCACCCTGGCAGCTGGTGAAGAAGTTACTTTTAACCTCACCTCGCTTAACTACACTATGGAAGAAGATCCACAAGCCACCACAGCGACCGTCACCGTGGGCGACGTGCAAGAGACCGCCGATATCGACGCTCAGTGGAATACTGAAGAAGATGTGCAGAAGAATGAATTTGGCCGGGCAAGCGTAACGCTGACCCTGCCAGAAGACATCGAGGCAACCAACCTGGTTACCGTGACCACCGATGCTGGCACCAAGATTTCTGTGCCGCTGAGCGCCTTGGGCGCCGACGAGGGCGCGGACGACGGCTCCAAGCCTGGCAGCAGCGCACCTGGCACAGGTAAGGGCTCTTCCCAGGGTGCTTCGGCTGCTGTAGGAATCGCTGGAGTATTGGCAGCAATTGCGGGCATCGCCGCGTTCATCGGTTTGAATGGACAGTTTGACCAGTTCATCCCAGCTAACATGCAGCGCGCTCTTGGTGACCTGCGCCGTCAGCTCAACGAGGTTAGCCACATTAAATTCTAGCCTGACGTCTTAACTAGCGGGCGGTCTTTCTCGATGTGATGATAAACCGCCTGCTATGCATTACTGAGCCCCAAGTAGGGTAGAAGTTATGACTTGGATCGATGTGCTCGTAGAACACGCCCAGGACCAAATCTATATCGTTCCTTACCGCATTCCCATAGTTATTTTCTCTGCGGTGGCGATCTATTTTGTGTTCCTGCTGCTGATGAAGATTTTCGGATCACGTGTACTAGCGTCGATGTCGGCATCAGATGCTGTTGTGATCATCATGTTTGGAGCAGTTGCCGGTCGCGTCATTCTAGGCCACCCTCCAACACTTGCCACCGGCATCATCGGCCTAGCAACCTTGATGGCGATGCAGGCCCTTTTCGGGATTTTGAGAGCAAAGACGGGAATTGGACGCATCCTTGACCGTGAGCCCATCCTATTAATGTTCGACGGCGTTGTAGTCCGTAATGGTTTGCAAAAATCGCACTTTACCTATGGCGATGTGCGAACGTCGCTTCGTAATGCGGGCATCGGTGCCTTTGCAGAGGTCCAAGCGATGATCTTGGAACCTTCCGGTGAGGTTTCTATTATCCGTGCGGACGTAAATCTCGATCCGAAGATGTTAGAGGACGTACGTGGCGCGGAAGAGCTAATTGCGGCACCCAAGCAAGAACCTCGCGCTTGAATTTGAGTGACGACTTATTAAATAACAAAGGCTGCCGGGGAGGTATCCGCGGCAGCCTTTTTAAAGCAGTCAGAGTTGACTATTAGAGCTTAAATCCGAGGTGCTTGGAAGCGAATGCGAAGAGAGCGCCCAATGCACCGATGACTGCGCTGAATACAGAGATCCAAGCGCTGATGTTCTCCGGATCAATGTCGGAAGAACCGTTTTTTTCCTTAGGCTTTTCGTTGCCGTCACCGTTGCCTTCGCCGTTGCCGTCACCGTTGCCTTCGCCGTTGCCTTCGCCGTCGCCTTCGCCGTCGCCTTCGCCGTTGCCATTGTCTTCGGTCGAGTCTGCGTCGTTCTTCGAATCGGGAGAAGAGGAGCCGCCGAAGATGTCCGAGACGCTGGAGCCGCCGGTGTTGGTTTCTTCAGCGGTGGCAGTGGAGGTGCCTGCGAATGCTACTGCGACTGCGGTTGCGCCGGCAACAAGTGCCTTGCGGGAGAAAAGCTTCATAGTGAAATCCTTTGAAGAGCGATAGGTGTATAGACGCCATGATATTAACCCGATTTTCAGGGTTCTGCAACAAAACTCAAAGCTTTTTGCATAAATGTGTCATTGCACACACAGGGTGGCCTTAGCTGAAAGAGACTGCTGGTCATGTTGGGGTTTGTGTGACTATTGTGGTCAAATCTGGGGTCAAATCGAAGCTCCGCTGACGTTATGCCAGCGGAGCTTCCTTTATTTTCGTTGCGAATATTTCAGTTTTCTTTAAGCGACAGAGGCAGATTCGATACGAACCTCTTCGGCAGGGGCGCCGTCGGCAGCGCCGCCTTCGACCCCCTTTTCAGCGATGCCGTCGAGGGTTGCGAGTCCTTCTTCAGTCACGTTGCCGAAGTAAGTGTAGTTCGGAGCCAGAGTGGAGTCCGCGTAGTTGAGGAAGAACTGCGAACCATTGGTGTCAGCACCAGCGTTTGCCATGGCGATAGAACCACGTGGGTAGATGGTCTGAACATTGGTGTCGTCCATCTCATCGGTGGGGTACTCGTTGGCGAACTGGAAGCCAGGACCGCCTGAGCCAGAACCGGTTGGGTCACCACACTGCAAGACCGCAAGACCGCCAGTGGTCATGCGGTGGCAGATGGTGTCGTTGTAGTAGCCTTGGTCCACTAAATCGGTAATCGCGTTGACTGTACAAGGTGCCAGCGCGCGGTCGAGCTCCATAGGGATTTCACCCTGGTTGGTGGTGAAGTTAACGGTGACGGTGCCTTCGGTGGAAATATCGTCGCCATTGGGAACGGTGGCGTCGTTGGCAGCTTCGCCGCTTTCGTTGTACTCACACTGGACGGTTGGCTCGAGTGCGGTTTCGCGCTGGCCAGTCAGTGTGATTTCTGCCTGCTCTTCGGGAGTAGCGCCGTTTTCTTCAGCTTCTTCGGCAACGATGTCTTCCTCGCCGCCTTGGGTTGCGAAGTAGGTGATGCCTCCGCCGATAACCAAGATGGCCAGTACAGAGGCAATAACTACGCCAAACGGGCGTGCCTTTTCTTTACGGTCGCGAGCTTTAATTTCACGCTCGAGATGATTCAGGGCTTCTTCGCCGCGCTTTTTATTACTACTAGTCACCGAGTGGTCCTTATAGTGTTTGAACAGGTCCAATTGACGCAGCCGCACAACGAAAACAACCAGCGTTGTGCTGCACAGACATCCAGAGAAGTCATCTGCGTCAAGATTTATGCCCTGATTCTAGCGTGAAGCAAACCCAGGTGCTTTCAACACCCCGGCGCATCCTTTAGAGGTTTTACTAGTCCATTGGGGGTGAGAGGAAAAATAGTTCATGGCGAGGAAGTAAAAACGGAAGTATCGTCGTAGTCATGGCTAATGTAACTTTTCAATCCAATCCAGCACAGACCGCAGGCGAGCTTCCAGCAGTAGGCGAAGCTCTTCCAGACTTCACCGTTGTCGGCACGGACCTGTCCGACATCACCCCAGCAGACTACGCAGGCAAGCGCCTAGTTCTTTCCCTGTTCCCATCCATCGACACCGGTGTATGCCAGGCACAGGCCCGCAGCTTCAACGAGAAGGCAAACTCCCTGGACAACACCGTTGTGCTGTCCATCTCTAAGGACCTGCCTTTCGCACTGGACCGTTTCTGCGCAGCAGAGGGTCTGGAAAATGTTGTTGCAGGCTCAGCTTTCCGTTCTTCCTTCGGTGAGGACTTCGGCGCAACTTTGCAAGATTCACCACTCGCGGGCCTTTTGGCACGTGGTGTCATCGTTACCGATGCTGACCACAAGGTCGTCTACGCGAAGTTCGTAGACGAGGTCACTGACGAGCCAAACTACGGTGAGGCTTTGGCTGCTCTGCAGTAAAAATTTAACTTCCCATTCCGGCTATCTCGCATTCCGCGGGGTAGCCGGATTTTCTTATTATCGCCAATGCGCAGCAACGCGATATGGTAGTCATCATGCAAATTCTGGGTTTCGGTGCAGGTCCATACAAAACGAACACGTATATCGTTGAGCACAACAGTCGTGCGTTTGTCGTGGACCCAGGTATGCACACGATGGGTCGCATTATTGAATTGAGCAGTGAGC
Protein-coding regions in this window:
- a CDS encoding DUF421 domain-containing protein, producing the protein MTWIDVLVEHAQDQIYIVPYRIPIVIFSAVAIYFVFLLLMKIFGSRVLASMSASDAVVIIMFGAVAGRVILGHPPTLATGIIGLATLMAMQALFGILRAKTGIGRILDREPILLMFDGVVVRNGLQKSHFTYGDVRTSLRNAGIGAFAEVQAMILEPSGEVSIIRADVNLDPKMLEDVRGAEELIAAPKQEPRA
- a CDS encoding peptidylprolyl isomerase, translating into MTSSNKKRGEEALNHLEREIKARDRKEKARPFGVVIASVLAILVIGGGITYFATQGGEEDIVAEEAEENGATPEEQAEITLTGQRETALEPTVQCEYNESGEAANDATVPNGDDISTEGTVTVNFTTNQGEIPMELDRALAPCTVNAITDLVDQGYYNDTICHRMTTGGLAVLQCGDPTGSGSGGPGFQFANEYPTDEMDDTNVQTIYPRGSIAMANAGADTNGSQFFLNYADSTLAPNYTYFGNVTEEGLATLDGIAEKGVEGGAADGAPAEEVRIESASVA
- the tpx gene encoding thiol peroxidase, translating into MANVTFQSNPAQTAGELPAVGEALPDFTVVGTDLSDITPADYAGKRLVLSLFPSIDTGVCQAQARSFNEKANSLDNTVVLSISKDLPFALDRFCAAEGLENVVAGSAFRSSFGEDFGATLQDSPLAGLLARGVIVTDADHKVVYAKFVDEVTDEPNYGEALAALQ